The following nucleotide sequence is from cyanobacterium endosymbiont of Braarudosphaera bigelowii.
AGAAACTCAAGCTGAAGATAGTAGATGCTTAGACTTTTTATCTGCACTTGGTTATATTTCAATTGACTTAAATACCTATAAGATTATAAAAACTCCTGAAGATTATCCGTCAGGAGTAGGGATAAGGAATAATTTATACATTCATCGGGATAGGTTATCAGAAACTTCTTATAATCCACCTTTTAACTTTAAAAAAATTACTACTTTAGAATCTAATCATTTCAAGAAAGAAAAAAATGGTTCCATAAATCTTCAAAAACCATTAAGTCTTAGTAAAGGTCGGTATTTAATAGATGTAATGTTTACTGCTGAAGGAACCGATAATGATTTAACTTGTGGTGTTAATGTAGCTGGAAAGCCAATTTTTCGTTACCATGCATACAGTAATTTGCTTGCATCTCATTATCGTGATTGGGTAATTCATCTTTCTAATGATTCAGAAATTGATTTATATTTTAATTTTCTTAACCAGACATTTGATGATACCTTATTAATACAAAGAGCTACAATAACGGAAATCCTAGATTTTAAAAATACATCTACTAATCTATACATTTAAGATTTTCCAAAGAACTATTACAATACTATGTTAACTCCACTTATTGGTTTTATTATTGGTTTAATATTATTAGAATTATGTTTTGGGATGTATATGACTCGTATCATTTCATCCTTTTTTTTTAATATTTATCAAGTAAAAAATAATTTTTTTTGTATTTTAGGATTAGTTTTAATTTCTATTGCTTTAATAATTGGAATGGCAGGCTATTTAAGCTACATAACTGCCTACCAACTAAAAACTATAAGAATATTATTGAGTGTAATAGGATTTTTATTTCTAATTTTTGGTTTTCTTCAAAGTTTTAACATAGTTAAAAATCTCAAGAAGTATCTAAATCCTTTTTCTTACTTAATTTCGACTAAATTAATTTTAAGTATTCTTTCTCTAGGAATATTATTTTCTATTTTTTTAATTAGTTTCTTTGATTCAAATTATGGTGGTGATGCTTTTATGTATCATTTACCATTTGCAGCAAGAATTTGGAATATTATTACTCCTGAAGAATATAGTTTTGAATACTATACCGAACACCGTTTTCTAGGATTTCCATTATTTGCAAATTGGTTACAAGGTCTTTTCTGGAAACTTTTTCAAAAACCTGAAGCAACTAACTTAGTCAGCTATTTTAGTTTGTTGACCATGATCTCATATCTTAAATTATATTTAAGAATTCCTTTTTACATGGCTTCTTTATCTCTTTTAGCCATACCTATGGTCCATATGCATGCAGCAAGAAGTTATATAGATTTACCTGGAAATGTTTTTGTTTCAATCCTTATCTTAACTACTTATTCTTTATATATTAAAAGAGCTTCTTTAGATCCAAAAACTCTTTCAATTATTTTTATTTCATCAACCATAGCAGCTAATACAAAATTTCAATTAATTCCTGTCGTCTTTATAGTTTTATGTTTTGTATTTTTTAAAATAATAAAAACTTTATTAAAAAACAAAAATAATTTCAATAAACTATTCAAAGGTTTAATAATATGTTTATTGGCAAACTTAATTATTTTTTTCACACCTATCAAAAATACGATTGTATACTCTAATCCCTTTTACCCAGTACAGATAGAGGCTGCAGGGTTTGTTTTAAATAACAAAGAAACACCTCCTGATTTTATGCATGAGAACATAAAAAAACTTTCGCCCTATTTAAGATGGGGAAGATCAGTCTTGGAAATAGATGTTTTTGATGATCGTAGACCTTGGCCTTGGACATTAGGAATGGACTTTATATCATGGGATGAAGAAAAATTTGGATTAGGAGGATATTTTGGAGGTTATGTGACTTTTAGTTTCTTATTATTTATATATCTCTGTTGGAAAAATTATAATTTAGAATCGCAGGTGGCTTTATCTACTATGGGTTTAATGACCATAGTGACGCCTCTATTCCCTCAATCATATGAGCTAAGATACTATATGTATTGGATGATAGTTCTAGTGAGTTTAAATTCTTTTTTAACTTGCCAGTTAGTACAAAAATCATCTAAAAAAACTGTTAATCCCAAAAATATTGCTCTAATTTCTACGATCTTTGTAATAGCTTTTATAGTTAAAACTAAATTTTTTTTTACTATTCCTGAATTTGCATCTTTTGACAAACAAATTATAAGAGAGGATATTGTAGATCAAGATATAATGCGCAATATTAATAATGGAGATAATGTTTGTATTGTTAATAAAGCGCCTCATACCTTTCTATACAGTTCTTATTTTCATTTACCTAATCAATATTCTGTAAAAGCCGAGTTTAATATAGATTTAAACGAAGAAGAGTGTAAAGGTAGAAAGATTTTAAAAAATTAACACAATAATATCTAAAGTTTGAAATACTAGTTTTTCTGATGCTAAAAATTCAACAACATTCTAAGATCTACCTTGCTATTATTCTTATTTTTGCTTTTATATTGAGAGTAATATATCTAAATGAAATCCCAAATGGTTTTTTTACAGATGAAGCATCTAATGCTTATGATGCCTATTCGGTCCTTCACACTTTAAAGGATCAATATGGAAAATTTTTGCCATGGTATTTTAAGTCAGCAAATGATTATCGTGAGGGATTATATATATATATTATGTTTCCTTTTATTAAAATTTTTGGCTTAAATCCACTTGGGGCAAGAATTATTTCATCTATTATTGGCACTCTAACAGTTTTAGTAACCTACTACCTGTCTAAAGAAATTTTTAACCAGAAAGTTGGATTATTATCTTCTCTTTTTTTGGCGATAATCCCTTGGCATATTCATTTTAGTCGTGTAACTTTTCGGGCAATTTTGGTTCCATTTTTATTTTGTTTAGGTTTATTATTTTTTATAAAAAGTTTTAAGTATCCTAAATATTTGATAGTATCTAGTTTTACATTTGCTGTAAGTATTTATACTTATAACTCTGCAAGGCTTTTTATACCATTATTTTTAATTGGATTGGTGACCGTATATTGGAAACATCTTTGGGTCAATAAAAACCTTACAATTATATCTTTTATAATTTTTCTTACAATATTTTTTCCTCAACTTATCCACCAATTATCTCCTGAAGGTATGGCTAGGGCCAATACAGTAGGAATTAAAACAGATATAAGTATAGTATTTCGTAATTATTTATCTTACTTCAATCCTAAATTTTTGTTTTTTGAAGGTGATCCAAGTCCGCGTCACACGGTCAATAAGGTGGCTGGATTATTTGTATTCCAATTACCTTTGTTGATACTAGGTATAGTAAGTTTAACTAGGGAAATTAATCCTTATAAATCAGTTATTTTACTTTGGCTAGTATTATATCCAATTCCTGCTGCTTTTATCTCAGCAGATAGTGCTGTGAGAACATTAGTCGTCACACCTCTTTTTTCAATTATCTCAGCTTACACAATTTTTAAAATAATTGATATTTTTAATAAAAAATATCAATATATTGTTACGTGTTTAATGATTTCTATTCTTGTTTCTAATATAGCAATTTTTTGTAAACGATATTTTATTGAATATCCAGGATGGCATACTGATGTTTGGCTATCTACCCTAGGAGAAACAATAAGTTATGCTAATCAAACTTCCTATGAATGTATTGTTTATAGTAATAATGCTTACGGAAATTATGCATATATACTCATCCCATTTTTTACACAAATACTTCCTGATGAATATCATAAATTTAATGTGGATGTTTCGGTAAACCGGTTAGATATGGGTAGATGGAATATAAAAGAATTGGAGACTTCTGAAGATTTAAATACTAGCTGTCTTTATCTTCTAAGTGGTGATCCCAATGCTAATAATCCGAAAGGACAGGATGGACAAACATTAAAAGCTAAAGGCTATGAAGAAAAATTTATTTATTCAATAAAAGATATTAAGAATCGTGAGTTTTTCCGCCTAGTAGAGATTAAAAAATCTTTATAAACTAAACATCGCAATATAGACAGTGAATTAAATAAGGGAAGAAAATAATTAATATAGATTTACATCTTAAAATCCTATATTTTGAAAGGATAACAGTATTATTTAATTTTAAAAAAGAGATAACTAAACTAAAGTCTATAGAAATATTATAAAATTATTAAAAAATCAAGATTATGGTTAATAATGGCCAGTAACGTTAATTCTACTTTGTTTTCGACAATTCCAATTACACCTAAAAAATTTAAATCAGGATTTATAGGAATCATTGGTCGTCCTAAT
It contains:
- a CDS encoding glycosyltransferase family 39 protein, giving the protein MLKIQQHSKIYLAIILIFAFILRVIYLNEIPNGFFTDEASNAYDAYSVLHTLKDQYGKFLPWYFKSANDYREGLYIYIMFPFIKIFGLNPLGARIISSIIGTLTVLVTYYLSKEIFNQKVGLLSSLFLAIIPWHIHFSRVTFRAILVPFLFCLGLLFFIKSFKYPKYLIVSSFTFAVSIYTYNSARLFIPLFLIGLVTVYWKHLWVNKNLTIISFIIFLTIFFPQLIHQLSPEGMARANTVGIKTDISIVFRNYLSYFNPKFLFFEGDPSPRHTVNKVAGLFVFQLPLLILGIVSLTREINPYKSVILLWLVLYPIPAAFISADSAVRTLVVTPLFSIISAYTIFKIIDIFNKKYQYIVTCLMISILVSNIAIFCKRYFIEYPGWHTDVWLSTLGETISYANQTSYECIVYSNNAYGNYAYILIPFFTQILPDEYHKFNVDVSVNRLDMGRWNIKELETSEDLNTSCLYLLSGDPNANNPKGQDGQTLKAKGYEEKFIYSIKDIKNREFFRLVEIKKSL